In the Solibacillus sp. FSL K6-1523 genome, one interval contains:
- a CDS encoding S-layer homology domain-containing protein, with translation MKRQHYLFFTLLLIIMSFSFNTKSSAAKTLFKDVPTHHYAYDAIKWAYDFDIIGGYPDGTFRPNQPVTEQQFAKILVTYFDLEPVSEELNKFTKREIASDHYYNTLAAYQTPLNGYFDNDIRGRAVSRGVVAQAITHVADGNATLKQSIQFLLDHSISSGQNPKYEYTNLAKYFGASNNLTRAQVVAFFHNLQNKNYFYISEDAESSYENLDNLPLNVRANAARKTVDASLRIGKDWSTVSKENSWDGNYFYYYKYGRGEADSSLRDLTISFTSKKDFYVEYETYDGYATGFVQGYATVISNKKAMLSETIAGERCVIEFQKLNNNTIKTIEHDCDGSRQRETNFNGILKLK, from the coding sequence ATGAAGCGCCAGCATTATTTATTTTTTACTTTACTACTAATCATTATGAGTTTTTCATTTAATACGAAGAGTTCTGCTGCAAAAACATTATTTAAAGATGTACCCACACATCACTATGCATATGATGCGATTAAATGGGCCTATGATTTTGACATTATTGGTGGATACCCAGACGGAACATTTCGCCCAAATCAACCAGTCACTGAGCAGCAATTTGCCAAAATTTTAGTTACCTATTTTGATTTAGAACCAGTTTCAGAAGAACTTAATAAATTCACAAAAAGGGAAATCGCTTCAGATCACTATTACAATACACTCGCTGCCTATCAAACCCCACTAAATGGATATTTTGATAACGATATTCGAGGGCGTGCGGTTAGCCGTGGTGTCGTAGCCCAAGCAATTACTCATGTAGCAGATGGCAATGCTACGTTAAAACAATCCATTCAATTTCTGCTCGATCACAGTATTTCTAGTGGACAAAATCCAAAATACGAGTATACTAATCTAGCAAAATACTTCGGTGCTTCAAACAATTTAACACGTGCACAAGTTGTTGCATTTTTCCATAATTTACAAAACAAAAACTACTTTTATATTTCTGAAGATGCAGAAAGTAGCTATGAAAATTTAGACAACCTCCCACTAAACGTAAGAGCCAATGCTGCACGCAAAACAGTGGATGCTTCCTTGCGAATCGGTAAAGATTGGTCAACCGTATCAAAAGAAAACTCTTGGGATGGCAACTACTTCTATTATTATAAATACGGACGTGGAGAAGCCGATTCAAGCCTTCGTGATTTGACGATTTCCTTTACCTCTAAAAAGGATTTTTATGTAGAATATGAAACGTATGATGGCTATGCCACAGGATTTGTGCAAGGTTACGCAACCGTGATCTCCAATAAAAAAGCGATGCTATCTGAAACTATCGCTGGTGAACGCTGTGTCATTGAGTTTCAAAAGCTAAACAATAATACGATTAAAACGATTGAACACGATTGCGACGGCTCCCGTCAACGCGAAACCAACTTCAATGGCATATTAAAATTAAAATAA
- a CDS encoding carboxypeptidase M32 gives MKQTFIDYVKKMQNYSEALSVIYWDMRTGAPRKGLPQRAEVIGTLSADLFALQTSDELGTILQQLEPEKLDFVTRRLYEDVKESYDESKKIPADEFKAYTILKAKSEAAWEEAKAKSDYQIFLPYLKEVIDYQKKFVQYWGIKNGSAYNTLLDKYEPEMTTDVLDTLFGELKATIVPLVKAIQASPNKPDTTILFQHFPKAGQREASLEFLKQLGYDFEAGRLDETVHPFMIGLNSGDIRVTTKYDETDFRSALFGTIHECGHALYEQNIDPQLNGLPLSKGASMGIHESQSLFYENFIGRNENFWTHNFNILQKYSPTQFANVDVEDFLKAINYSEPSFIRIEADELTYPLHIMIRYEIEREIFNGDLAAEDLPNVWNDKYEQYLGIRPENDAQGILQDTHWSGGSFGYFPSYALGFMYAAQWKHAMMQDIPNFDDLCLSGNLTPIHEWLTTKVHQFGALKKPYELIQEGTGQALSAKYLTDYLQQKYKKLYQL, from the coding sequence ATGAAACAAACATTTATTGACTATGTGAAGAAAATGCAAAATTACTCTGAGGCTTTGTCTGTTATTTATTGGGATATGCGCACCGGAGCTCCGCGTAAAGGTTTACCACAGCGCGCAGAAGTAATCGGTACATTATCAGCTGATTTATTTGCTTTACAAACGAGTGACGAATTAGGCACTATATTGCAACAGCTTGAACCAGAAAAGCTAGATTTCGTGACGCGCCGTTTGTATGAGGATGTCAAAGAATCTTATGATGAATCAAAGAAAATCCCTGCCGATGAATTCAAAGCCTACACTATTTTAAAAGCAAAATCAGAAGCTGCTTGGGAAGAAGCTAAGGCGAAATCGGATTATCAAATTTTCCTTCCTTACTTAAAAGAAGTAATTGATTACCAAAAGAAATTCGTGCAATATTGGGGTATTAAAAATGGTTCCGCTTACAACACTTTACTTGATAAATATGAGCCAGAAATGACAACAGACGTATTAGATACGCTTTTTGGTGAACTAAAGGCAACAATTGTACCGTTAGTTAAAGCGATTCAAGCATCACCAAATAAGCCAGACACAACAATTTTGTTTCAGCATTTCCCGAAAGCTGGGCAACGTGAGGCTTCTCTGGAATTTTTAAAACAACTTGGCTATGATTTTGAAGCTGGACGCTTAGATGAAACCGTTCATCCATTTATGATTGGCTTAAATAGCGGCGACATTCGCGTTACGACAAAGTATGATGAAACAGACTTCCGCTCTGCACTTTTCGGCACAATTCATGAATGTGGGCATGCGCTTTATGAGCAAAATATTGACCCACAGCTAAACGGACTCCCATTATCAAAAGGAGCTTCCATGGGTATTCATGAGTCACAATCATTATTTTACGAAAACTTTATTGGGCGCAACGAGAATTTTTGGACTCATAACTTTAATATCTTACAAAAATATTCACCTACACAATTTGCCAATGTGGACGTAGAAGATTTCTTAAAGGCAATCAATTACTCAGAGCCTTCATTCATTCGAATTGAAGCAGATGAATTAACTTACCCGCTCCACATTATGATTCGCTATGAAATCGAACGTGAAATTTTCAACGGCGATCTAGCGGCTGAAGATTTACCGAACGTTTGGAACGATAAATACGAACAATATTTAGGCATCCGTCCAGAAAATGATGCGCAAGGGATTTTACAAGACACGCACTGGAGTGGCGGTAGCTTTGGTTACTTCCCGAGCTATGCACTTGGCTTCATGTACGCTGCGCAATGGAAACATGCTATGATGCAAGATATTCCAAATTTCGACGATTTATGCCTAAGCGGTAATTTAACGCCTATTCACGAATGGTTAACGACCAAAGTTCACCAATTTGGCGCATTGAAAAAGCCTTATGAATTAATTCAAGAAGGCACTGGGCAAGCATTATCTGCAAAATATTTAACAGATTATTTACAGCAAAAGTATAAGAAACTTTACCAACTTTAA